Proteins encoded by one window of Marixanthomonas sp. SCSIO 43207:
- the rimP gene encoding ribosome assembly cofactor RimP, translating to MREKVLQLLDKALEDNPSLFLIDFTITDANQIRITIDGDTGVSVNDCIQISRAIEHNLDREEEDFSLEVMSAGVSQPLQVARQYKKNIGRKLQVKTEEGESIEGELTQATDNEVTLNWKTREPKPVGKGKHTVKKEAVVPYNNIVEAKVMITFN from the coding sequence ATGCGAGAAAAAGTTTTACAATTACTAGACAAAGCCCTTGAAGACAACCCTTCGTTGTTTTTAATTGACTTTACTATCACAGACGCCAATCAAATACGTATTACAATTGATGGTGATACGGGAGTTTCTGTAAATGATTGTATACAAATAAGTCGTGCCATTGAGCACAACCTAGACAGAGAAGAAGAAGATTTTTCTTTAGAGGTTATGTCTGCAGGCGTTTCACAACCTTTACAAGTTGCTCGCCAGTATAAAAAGAATATTGGCAGAAAATTACAGGTAAAAACAGAAGAGGGAGAGTCTATTGAAGGTGAATTGACCCAAGCCACAGATAATGAAGTTACCTTAAACTGGAAAACTCGTGAGCCTAAACCTGTAGGAAAAGGAAAACATACCGTAAAAAAAGAAGCGGTAGTACCTTATAACAATATTGTTGAAGCAAAAGTTATGATAACATTTAATTAA
- a CDS encoding universal stress protein, protein MKRILVPTDFSTQAENALKVAVQIAEKHDSEIYLFHTVELPSHLTRATNTGALPESIYFIKLTEKRFADILERPYLENVTINQTIGHGEIYEDILNAVKDKNIDLIVMGSHGASGFKEMFIGSNTEKVVRTSNIPVLVIKNEHENFEVTDFVFATDFSEECREPYTKAQSFAKTLGAKMHLLYINTPSGFKTTTEAHEIMNNFIKGMGAENYTLNVFNDTSVEKGILNFAKQNNMQLIGMSTHGRKGLAHFFNGSISEDLVNHAKMPVITFKI, encoded by the coding sequence ATGAAACGTATTTTAGTTCCTACAGATTTTTCTACACAAGCTGAAAACGCTCTTAAAGTTGCTGTGCAAATTGCAGAAAAGCACGATAGTGAAATTTATTTATTCCATACGGTAGAATTACCCAGCCATCTCACCAGAGCGACCAACACTGGGGCTCTACCTGAATCAATTTATTTTATAAAATTAACCGAAAAACGTTTTGCAGATATTCTAGAACGACCTTATCTAGAAAATGTAACTATAAACCAAACAATTGGTCACGGTGAGATCTATGAAGATATTCTCAATGCAGTAAAAGACAAAAACATAGATTTAATTGTAATGGGCTCTCACGGAGCGAGTGGTTTTAAAGAAATGTTTATAGGAAGTAATACCGAAAAGGTAGTACGCACCTCAAACATACCTGTTTTGGTTATTAAAAATGAACATGAAAACTTTGAGGTAACCGATTTTGTTTTTGCTACAGATTTTTCTGAAGAGTGCCGAGAACCCTACACAAAAGCACAGTCTTTTGCCAAAACATTGGGCGCCAAAATGCATTTATTGTACATCAACACCCCAAGCGGCTTTAAAACAACTACCGAAGCGCACGAGATTATGAATAACTTTATAAAAGGCATGGGCGCTGAAAACTATACATTGAATGTGTTTAACGACACATCTGTAGAAAAAGGTATTTTAAATTTTGCCAAGCAAAACAATATGCAGCTTATAGGAATGAGCACCCACGGAAGAAAAGGATTGGCTCACTTTTTTAACGGAAGTATAAGTGAAGATCTTGTAAACCACGCCAAGATGCCAGTTATAACGTTCAAAATTTAA